A genomic region of Streptosporangium lutulentum contains the following coding sequences:
- a CDS encoding glycoside hydrolase family 15 protein produces the protein MWIEDYALIGDMQSAALVGRNGSIDWLCLPRFDSPSCFGALLGDKNNGQWWLGPADAERPKATRRHYKGESLILTSEWDTPGGTVRVTDFMPTRHDNPDLVRIVEGVSGEVEMATEIRIRFDYGRIVPWVRRTDGLLQAVGGPDSVWLHSPVPLRGGDYAHKARFKVSAGDRLAFIFTWHPSHESKPVEIDPYDQLAETESLWAEWVAQCTYQGPWREAVVRSLITLKALTYKPTGGIVAAPTTSLPEDIGGVRNWDYRFCWLRDATMTLEALIGAGYLDEARSWRAWLLRAIAGRAQDLQIMYSVSGERRLPELELDWLPGYEGSRPVRVGNAAVDQLQLDVYGEVMNSLHLSRASGLEPDARAWTIQRELMDFVEAHWDEPDEGLWEVRGPRRHFTHSKVMCWVALDRAIRQVEEFGRSGPIGRWKALRDHIHAEVCHKGFDLARGTFTQSYGSHELDAALLLIPIVGFLPPEDPRVIGTIEAIQRELMADGFVLRYPVADDNDVDGLPGGEGAFLACSFWLAEALAMIGRKEEAVALFERLLSLRNDVGLLAEEYDVRYGRMVGNFPQAFSHVPLIHAARALS, from the coding sequence ATGTGGATTGAGGATTACGCTCTCATCGGCGACATGCAGTCGGCCGCCCTTGTCGGGCGCAACGGCTCCATCGACTGGCTCTGCCTGCCGCGGTTCGACTCGCCGTCGTGTTTCGGGGCTCTGCTGGGCGACAAGAACAACGGGCAGTGGTGGCTCGGTCCCGCCGACGCCGAGCGGCCCAAGGCCACCCGGCGGCACTACAAGGGCGAATCCCTGATCCTCACGAGCGAGTGGGACACCCCGGGCGGCACGGTCCGCGTGACCGACTTCATGCCCACCCGGCACGACAACCCCGACCTGGTCAGGATCGTGGAGGGCGTGTCGGGAGAGGTGGAGATGGCCACCGAGATCCGCATCCGCTTCGACTACGGCCGCATCGTGCCGTGGGTGCGCCGCACCGACGGCCTGCTGCAGGCCGTCGGCGGCCCCGACTCGGTGTGGCTGCACTCCCCCGTCCCGTTGCGCGGCGGCGACTACGCCCACAAGGCGAGGTTCAAGGTCTCCGCCGGCGACCGGCTGGCGTTCATCTTCACCTGGCACCCCTCGCACGAGTCCAAGCCGGTCGAGATCGACCCGTACGACCAGCTGGCCGAGACCGAGTCGCTGTGGGCCGAATGGGTCGCGCAGTGCACCTACCAGGGGCCGTGGCGTGAGGCCGTGGTCCGCTCCCTCATCACGCTCAAGGCGCTCACCTACAAGCCCACCGGCGGCATCGTCGCCGCCCCCACGACGTCGCTGCCCGAGGACATCGGCGGGGTCCGCAACTGGGACTACCGCTTCTGCTGGCTGCGCGACGCCACCATGACGCTGGAGGCCCTCATCGGGGCCGGATACCTGGACGAGGCCCGCTCCTGGCGCGCGTGGCTGCTCCGGGCGATCGCGGGCCGCGCCCAGGACCTGCAGATCATGTACAGCGTGTCCGGGGAGCGCCGGCTGCCGGAGCTGGAGCTCGACTGGCTGCCCGGCTACGAGGGCTCCCGGCCGGTCCGCGTCGGCAACGCCGCGGTCGACCAGCTCCAGCTGGACGTCTACGGCGAGGTGATGAACTCCCTCCATCTGTCGCGCGCCTCCGGCCTGGAGCCCGACGCCCGCGCCTGGACCATCCAGCGGGAGCTGATGGACTTCGTGGAGGCGCACTGGGACGAGCCCGACGAGGGCCTGTGGGAGGTCCGCGGCCCCCGCCGCCACTTCACCCACTCCAAGGTGATGTGCTGGGTCGCCCTCGACCGGGCCATCAGGCAGGTGGAGGAGTTCGGCCGGAGCGGCCCCATCGGGCGCTGGAAGGCGCTGCGCGACCACATCCACGCCGAGGTCTGCCACAAGGGCTTCGACCTGGCGCGCGGGACCTTCACCCAGTCGTACGGCTCGCACGAGCTGGACGCGGCCCTGCTGCTGATCCCGATCGTCGGCTTCCTGCCGCCGGAGGACCCGCGCGTGATCGGCACGATCGAGGCGATCCAGCGCGAGCTGATGGCCGACGGTTTCGTGCTGCGCTACCCGGTGGCCGACGACAACGACGTGGACGGCCTGCCGGGCGGCGAGGGCGCGTTCCTCGCGTGCAGTTTCTGGCTGGCCGAGGCCCTGGCCATGATCGGCCGCAAGGAGGAGGCCGTCGCGCTGTTCGAGCGCCTGCTGTCCCTGCGCAACGACGTCGGCCTGCTCGCCGAGGAGTACGACGTCCGCTACGGCCGCATGGTCGGCAACTTCCCCCAGGCCTTCAGCCACGTCCCGCTGATCCACGCGGCCCGCGCGCTCAGCTGA
- a CDS encoding enoyl-CoA hydratase/isomerase family protein: MAEVTFGGSAEEVSLEEVGLRYEVDGKIATITLDRPEKRNAQTFATWSALARIGDSLPQQVRVVVIRGEGPSFSAGIDLRMFTPEGVPGQGSFAASALLDGATFEQRLARAQQGFLWLRRPDIVSVAAVQGHAIGAGFQLALACDLRVLADDAKLCMKEPALGLVPDLTGTKPLVDLVGLSRAIEICLTARTVGAEEAARIGLAELVVAPGELGQAVEDLTAALLAVDRDAATATKRLLQGASGRTLEEQCVAEGREQAVRLRALFT, encoded by the coding sequence ATGGCGGAAGTGACGTTCGGGGGGAGTGCGGAGGAGGTCTCCCTCGAGGAGGTCGGTCTGCGCTACGAGGTGGACGGCAAGATCGCGACGATCACGCTGGATCGACCGGAGAAGCGGAACGCACAGACGTTCGCTACCTGGTCGGCTCTGGCTCGTATCGGTGACAGCCTGCCGCAGCAGGTGAGGGTTGTCGTGATCAGAGGTGAGGGGCCGTCCTTCTCGGCAGGAATCGACCTGCGGATGTTCACTCCCGAGGGAGTGCCCGGCCAGGGCTCGTTCGCGGCCTCGGCGCTGCTCGACGGCGCGACCTTCGAGCAGCGGCTAGCGCGGGCCCAGCAGGGGTTCCTGTGGCTGCGGCGTCCCGACATCGTCTCCGTCGCGGCCGTTCAGGGCCACGCGATCGGTGCCGGGTTCCAGCTTGCGCTCGCCTGTGACCTGAGGGTCCTGGCGGACGACGCCAAGCTGTGCATGAAGGAGCCCGCTCTCGGGCTGGTTCCCGACCTGACCGGCACCAAGCCGCTGGTCGACCTCGTGGGCCTGTCCAGGGCGATCGAGATCTGCCTCACGGCCCGCACCGTGGGAGCGGAGGAGGCTGCCAGGATCGGCCTGGCCGAACTGGTCGTCGCTCCCGGGGAGCTGGGGCAGGCCGTGGAAGATCTGACCGCTGCCCTGCTGGCGGTCGACCGGGATGCCGCGACGGCCACCAAGCGGCTCCTTCAGGGCGCTTCGGGGCGCACCCTGGAGGAGCAGTGCGTGGCCGAGGGGCGTGAGCAGGCCGTGCGGCTCAGGGCGTTGTTCACGTAG
- a CDS encoding ABC-F family ATP-binding cassette domain-containing protein, translated as MIVASDIELRAGARLLIENASFRVNPGDKIGLVGRNGAGKTTLTRVLAGEGAPAAGTVSITGEVGYLPQDPRTGDLQVLARDRILSARGLDDVLRELRAAELGMSSDDDRKRDRAVRAYGRLEDRLHVLGGYAAESEAASIASSLGLPDRVLGQPLETLSGGQRRRVELARILFSGAETLLLDEPTNHLDADSIGWLRDFLRSHQGGLIIISHDVTLLEVTVNRVLHLDANRAAIDTYNVGWKTYLAQRETDEKRRKRERANAEKQASVLMSQADKMRAKATKAKAAQDMQRRAERLLSGLEVERRSDKVAKLRFPEPAPCGRTPIMAEGLSKSYGSLEVFTDVDAAVDKGTRVVILGLNGAGKTTLLRILGGIEQPDTGAVKPGHGLKLGYYAQEHETIDPDRTVLENMRSAGGELADVELRKVLGSFLFTGDDVDKPAKVLSGGEKTRLALATLVLSAANVLLLDEPTNNLDPVSREQVLSALRSYSGAIVLVTHDEGAVEALRPDRVILLPDGVEDAWSDEFSDLVALA; from the coding sequence ATGATCGTAGCTTCTGACATCGAACTGCGCGCCGGGGCGCGGTTGCTCATAGAGAACGCCTCGTTCCGGGTGAACCCCGGTGACAAGATCGGGCTCGTCGGCCGCAACGGCGCCGGCAAGACCACCCTGACGAGGGTTCTCGCGGGTGAGGGCGCGCCCGCGGCGGGCACGGTCTCCATCACCGGTGAGGTGGGATACCTGCCGCAGGACCCGCGCACCGGCGACCTGCAGGTGCTCGCCCGCGACCGCATCCTGTCCGCGCGAGGGCTGGACGACGTGCTGCGCGAGCTGCGCGCGGCCGAGCTCGGCATGTCCTCCGACGACGATCGCAAGAGGGATCGCGCGGTGCGGGCCTACGGGCGCCTGGAGGACCGGCTGCACGTCCTGGGCGGATACGCCGCCGAGTCCGAGGCCGCCTCGATCGCCTCCAGCCTCGGTCTGCCCGACCGGGTGCTCGGACAGCCGCTGGAGACGCTGTCGGGAGGTCAGCGCCGGCGGGTGGAACTGGCCCGGATTCTCTTCAGCGGAGCGGAGACTCTCCTTCTTGACGAGCCGACAAACCACCTAGATGCGGACTCAATCGGGTGGCTTCGTGATTTTTTACGATCTCACCAGGGCGGCTTGATCATTATTAGCCACGATGTGACGCTTCTTGAAGTAACGGTAAACCGGGTTCTGCACCTGGACGCCAACCGCGCGGCGATCGATACCTACAACGTCGGCTGGAAAACCTATCTGGCCCAGCGGGAGACCGACGAGAAGCGCAGGAAGCGCGAGCGGGCCAACGCCGAGAAGCAGGCCTCGGTGCTGATGTCGCAGGCCGACAAGATGCGGGCCAAGGCCACCAAGGCCAAGGCGGCGCAGGACATGCAGCGCCGGGCCGAGCGCCTGCTCTCGGGGCTGGAGGTGGAACGGCGCAGCGACAAGGTCGCCAAGCTGCGCTTCCCCGAGCCCGCGCCCTGCGGACGCACTCCGATCATGGCGGAGGGACTGTCGAAGTCCTACGGCTCGCTGGAGGTGTTCACCGACGTGGACGCCGCCGTGGACAAGGGGACCAGGGTCGTCATCCTGGGCCTGAACGGCGCAGGGAAGACCACTCTGCTGCGCATTCTGGGGGGTATCGAGCAACCCGACACCGGTGCGGTCAAGCCCGGCCACGGGCTCAAACTGGGCTACTACGCGCAGGAGCACGAGACGATCGACCCCGACCGGACCGTGCTGGAGAACATGCGCTCGGCCGGGGGGGAGCTCGCCGACGTGGAGCTTCGCAAGGTCCTCGGCTCGTTCCTGTTCACCGGCGACGACGTGGACAAACCCGCGAAAGTGCTCTCCGGCGGGGAGAAGACGCGGCTGGCGCTGGCCACGCTGGTCCTGTCGGCGGCCAACGTCCTGCTCCTCGACGAGCCCACGAACAACCTTGATCCGGTGAGCCGAGAGCAGGTACTTTCTGCCCTAAGGTCCTATTCTGGGGCGATTGTGCTCGTCACGCACGATGAGGGTGCTGTCGAGGCTCTACGACCCGATAGGGTGATCTTGCTGCCTGACGGAGTTGAAGACGCATGGAGCGACGAATTTTCCGATCTTGTGGCACTTGCCTGA
- a CDS encoding ABC transporter ATP-binding protein has protein sequence MAMMGGGFGPQMMRSLRRDSAVTRERLTPGTVRRIVRYARPFSRHIVAFLGLVVVGAVIVVANPLLMKAIIDDGIIPKKTGVVVALALVIAGLAIADAALTLLQRWFSSRIGEGLIYNLRTEVFDHVQRMPVAFFMRTQTGALVSRLNSDVIGAQRALTSTLSSVVANVVMLVLVLGAMLVLSWQITVVALVMLPVFVFPAKWVGRKMSGLTREQMELDAEMSSMMTERFNVAGAMVAKLYGRPEEEAAVFGGRAGRVRDVGVTVGMYGTVFRVALGLVAALATALVYGMGGVLAIGDVFEFGTLVALTTLLLRLYGPLTSLSNVHVDVMTALVSFDRVFEVLDLKPMVAERPGAEPIPDGPASIEFDDVRFGYPAASEVSLASLEAVARPDAGGGQDVLRGVGFTARPGEMIALVGPSGAGKTTITSLVSRLYDVNEGAVRINGLDVRDATLESLRDTVGVVMQDAHLFHDTIGANIGYARPDATEEEIWDALGAAQIADLVRGLPEGLETVVGDRGYRLSGGEKQRLALARLLLKAPRVVVLDEATAHLDSESEVAVQQALKIALAGRTSLVIAHRLSTIRDADQILVVQDGRIVERGRHEELLAQGAVYAELYRTQFSEAA, from the coding sequence ATGGCGATGATGGGCGGGGGTTTCGGACCCCAGATGATGCGTTCGCTCCGGCGGGACAGCGCGGTGACCAGGGAGCGTCTCACCCCGGGAACCGTCCGGCGCATCGTCCGGTACGCCAGGCCCTTCTCACGGCACATCGTGGCCTTCCTGGGGCTGGTCGTGGTCGGCGCGGTCATCGTGGTCGCCAACCCGCTGCTGATGAAGGCGATCATCGACGACGGGATCATCCCGAAGAAGACGGGGGTCGTCGTCGCCCTCGCGCTGGTCATCGCGGGCCTGGCGATCGCCGACGCGGCGCTCACCCTGCTCCAGCGCTGGTTCTCCTCGCGGATCGGCGAGGGCCTGATCTACAACCTGCGTACCGAGGTCTTCGACCACGTGCAGCGCATGCCCGTCGCCTTCTTCATGCGCACGCAGACCGGCGCCCTGGTCTCCCGGCTCAACAGCGATGTGATCGGCGCCCAGCGGGCGCTGACCAGCACGCTGTCCTCGGTCGTCGCCAACGTGGTCATGCTGGTGCTGGTGCTCGGCGCCATGCTGGTGCTGTCCTGGCAGATCACCGTCGTCGCCCTGGTGATGCTGCCCGTCTTCGTCTTCCCGGCCAAGTGGGTCGGCAGGAAGATGTCGGGGCTCACCCGCGAGCAGATGGAGCTCGACGCCGAGATGAGCTCCATGATGACCGAGCGGTTCAACGTCGCCGGCGCGATGGTCGCGAAGCTGTACGGCCGGCCGGAGGAGGAGGCCGCCGTCTTCGGCGGCAGAGCCGGGCGGGTACGGGACGTCGGTGTCACCGTCGGCATGTACGGGACGGTGTTCAGGGTCGCGCTCGGCCTGGTCGCGGCGCTGGCCACCGCGCTGGTGTACGGCATGGGCGGCGTGCTGGCCATCGGCGACGTCTTCGAGTTCGGCACCCTGGTCGCGCTCACGACCCTCCTGCTGCGCCTGTACGGCCCGCTGACGAGCCTGTCCAACGTGCACGTGGACGTGATGACCGCGCTGGTGAGCTTCGACCGGGTCTTCGAGGTGCTCGACCTCAAGCCGATGGTCGCCGAGAGGCCGGGCGCCGAGCCCATCCCCGACGGACCGGCCTCCATCGAGTTCGACGACGTCCGGTTCGGATACCCGGCCGCCTCCGAGGTGTCGCTGGCCTCGCTGGAGGCGGTGGCCCGCCCCGACGCCGGGGGCGGCCAGGACGTGCTGCGCGGCGTCGGCTTCACCGCGCGCCCCGGCGAGATGATCGCGCTGGTCGGCCCCTCCGGCGCGGGCAAGACGACCATCACGAGCCTGGTCTCCCGCCTCTACGACGTCAACGAGGGCGCGGTCCGGATCAACGGCCTGGACGTGCGCGACGCGACCCTGGAGTCCCTGCGCGACACCGTGGGCGTGGTCATGCAGGACGCCCACCTGTTCCACGACACCATCGGGGCCAACATCGGCTACGCCAGGCCGGACGCGACCGAGGAGGAGATCTGGGACGCCCTGGGCGCCGCGCAGATCGCCGACCTGGTCAGGGGGCTGCCCGAGGGCCTGGAGACGGTGGTGGGCGACCGCGGCTACCGGTTGTCCGGCGGCGAGAAGCAGCGGCTGGCCCTGGCGAGGCTGCTGCTCAAGGCTCCCCGCGTGGTCGTCCTCGACGAGGCCACCGCGCATCTGGACTCCGAGTCCGAGGTCGCGGTGCAGCAGGCACTGAAGATCGCGCTGGCCGGGCGGACCTCGCTGGTCATCGCCCACCGGCTGTCCACGATCCGCGACGCCGACCAGATCCTGGTGGTCCAGGACGGCCGCATCGTGGAGAGGGGCCGTCACGAGGAGCTGCTGGCCCAGGGCGCGGTCTACGCCGAGCTCTACCGCACCCAGTTCAGCGAGGCCGCCTAG
- a CDS encoding EAL domain-containing protein produces the protein MSSSAQVLPQAPMAADLGITPIVDLDTGGVIALQAAGNSHGNISSVIQTIHSVTGSDALLPLVLPVPSIVVIGGSAALAPLHEALRASRRRPGEIIVMVRGDFTQYDRRALLVGLEGLRAIGYLIAVGDLGTGHVPLDLLVDAAPYLAVISPELISRTPRDPRRAALAESLAALGRSVGAHVLAPGVSEEAQLTAVRGWGIRLAQGPLLVPGPSGRVHVPIPVIEQEPVQALLGPRVQEFLLPAVTLPYAATAEDAAEAFGSEPSINSVILVDEYQRPRGSLDRSRFLLSIATRFGHALHGKKPAARLADTARTVPKTTPAIAAMQLAGRDSARVYDDLVVTDEVGRCMGIVRVSDLIRQVSSVQH, from the coding sequence GTGTCGAGTAGCGCGCAAGTCCTTCCTCAGGCCCCCATGGCGGCCGACCTGGGCATCACCCCGATCGTCGACCTCGACACCGGAGGCGTCATCGCCCTCCAGGCGGCGGGAAACAGCCACGGGAACATCTCCTCCGTCATCCAGACGATCCACAGCGTCACCGGGAGTGACGCGCTGCTCCCGCTCGTGCTGCCCGTGCCGTCCATCGTGGTGATCGGCGGCTCGGCCGCGCTGGCCCCGCTCCACGAGGCCCTGCGCGCGTCCAGGCGGCGGCCCGGCGAGATCATCGTCATGGTGCGGGGCGACTTCACCCAGTACGACCGGCGCGCCCTGCTCGTCGGGCTGGAGGGGCTGCGCGCCATCGGCTACCTGATCGCGGTGGGCGATCTGGGCACCGGCCACGTTCCGCTGGACCTGCTCGTCGACGCGGCCCCGTACCTGGCGGTGATCTCCCCCGAACTGATCTCCAGGACCCCTCGCGACCCGCGCCGCGCCGCGCTCGCCGAGTCGCTGGCGGCGCTCGGCCGGAGCGTGGGCGCCCACGTGCTGGCCCCGGGGGTGTCCGAGGAGGCGCAGCTCACCGCGGTGCGCGGCTGGGGGATACGGCTGGCGCAGGGCCCGCTCCTGGTCCCCGGACCGTCGGGACGGGTCCACGTGCCGATCCCCGTCATCGAGCAGGAGCCGGTACAGGCCCTGCTCGGCCCCCGCGTCCAGGAGTTCCTGCTGCCCGCGGTGACCCTCCCCTACGCCGCCACCGCCGAGGACGCGGCCGAGGCCTTCGGCAGCGAGCCGTCCATCAACAGCGTGATCCTGGTGGACGAGTACCAGCGCCCCAGGGGCAGCCTCGACCGCAGCCGCTTCCTGCTGTCGATAGCCACCCGCTTCGGTCACGCCCTGCACGGCAAGAAGCCCGCGGCGCGGCTCGCCGACACCGCCCGTACGGTCCCCAAGACCACCCCGGCCATCGCCGCCATGCAACTCGCGGGCCGCGACTCCGCACGCGTCTACGACGACCTGGTCGTCACGGACGAGGTCGGCCGCTGCATGGGGATCGTCCGGGTGTCCGACCTGATCCGCCAGGTCTCGTCCGTACAACACTGA
- a CDS encoding sulfotransferase family protein: MRPAPHILVVNGIKVRQPVFVLAAPQSGADLLGRALKRSPGFHVTMGRSAVAHVVYAFARRPSIAGRGMGATRVLRDAMAEAWQIVPGACRECSQSCREAGGVTGAGPCVASNTVARFGDASPDLLYSASVLLQAFPDARFVQLIRDGRDVVADMLADPASLAWFKPVMLSDETEFPNPFLGLNSGEHSDRWKAMPTAGKCALRWRSAVRLSATLHHELPREQLLTLRYEDLVSSPADAAEGLSTFLGTRVSKVALYGRSVPKAGAWRTRLRGEDAELVGKVAREELLRLGYVSAS, translated from the coding sequence ATGCGACCTGCGCCTCACATCCTGGTGGTCAACGGCATCAAAGTCCGCCAGCCGGTGTTCGTTCTCGCCGCCCCCCAATCAGGCGCGGACCTGCTGGGCCGCGCCCTGAAGCGCTCCCCCGGCTTCCACGTCACGATGGGGCGCTCGGCGGTGGCCCACGTCGTCTACGCCTTCGCCCGGCGCCCCTCCATCGCCGGCAGGGGCATGGGCGCCACCCGGGTGCTCCGCGACGCCATGGCCGAGGCGTGGCAGATCGTGCCCGGCGCGTGCCGGGAATGCTCGCAGTCCTGCCGCGAGGCGGGGGGCGTGACCGGAGCGGGGCCCTGCGTGGCCTCGAACACGGTGGCCCGGTTCGGCGACGCCAGCCCCGACCTGCTCTACAGCGCCTCGGTGCTGCTGCAGGCCTTCCCCGACGCCCGTTTCGTCCAGCTCATCAGGGACGGCCGCGACGTGGTCGCCGACATGCTGGCCGACCCCGCCTCCCTGGCGTGGTTCAAGCCGGTCATGCTGAGCGACGAGACCGAGTTCCCCAACCCGTTCCTGGGCCTCAACTCCGGCGAGCACAGCGACCGCTGGAAGGCGATGCCCACGGCGGGCAAGTGCGCGCTGCGCTGGCGCAGCGCGGTCCGGCTGTCGGCCACGCTCCACCACGAGCTGCCCCGCGAGCAACTGCTGACCCTGCGCTACGAGGACCTGGTCTCCTCCCCCGCCGACGCCGCCGAGGGACTCTCCACCTTCCTGGGAACACGCGTCTCCAAGGTCGCCCTGTACGGCCGGAGCGTGCCGAAGGCCGGCGCCTGGCGCACCCGGCTGCGCGGCGAGGACGCCGAGCTGGTGGGGAAGGTCGCCCGCGAGGAGCTCCTGCGCCTCGGATACGTCTCGGCCTCCTGA
- the yczE gene encoding membrane protein YczE — MSELSLPLPDSLPNRLLRLYSGLALYGVGVGLQIESHLGGSPWDVFHQGLSIHLGLSIGTWIILVGALVMLLWIPLRQRPGVGTISNVVFLGLFADAAIWLIPTPDPLVARWAYLLLGVTATGAATGLYIGAGLGPGPRDGLMTGLNRLGLSIRSARTVIEVTVLAAGWLLGGTVGAGTLVFALAIGYLTQFFMPRMRPKG; from the coding sequence ATGAGTGAACTTTCCCTTCCGCTCCCCGACTCCCTCCCCAACCGGCTCCTACGCCTGTACTCGGGCCTGGCGCTCTACGGCGTCGGTGTCGGCCTGCAGATCGAGTCGCATCTCGGCGGCAGCCCCTGGGACGTGTTCCACCAGGGCCTCTCCATCCACCTGGGCCTGTCGATCGGCACCTGGATCATCCTGGTGGGCGCCCTGGTCATGCTGCTGTGGATCCCGCTGAGGCAGAGGCCGGGCGTGGGCACCATCAGCAACGTCGTCTTCCTCGGACTGTTCGCCGACGCGGCCATCTGGCTGATCCCGACCCCCGATCCCCTGGTCGCCCGCTGGGCCTACCTGCTGCTCGGCGTCACCGCCACCGGCGCGGCGACCGGCCTCTACATCGGCGCGGGCCTCGGCCCCGGCCCGCGCGACGGGCTGATGACCGGCCTCAACCGCCTCGGCCTGTCCATCCGCTCGGCCCGCACCGTCATCGAGGTCACGGTTCTGGCCGCCGGCTGGCTGCTCGGCGGCACCGTCGGCGCCGGCACCCTGGTCTTCGCCCTCGCCATCGGGTACCTGACCCAGTTCTTCATGCCGAGGATGCGCCCCAAGGGCTGA
- a CDS encoding acVLRF1 family peptidyl-tRNA hydrolase produces MTSRPAKGGGRWVLVGPERLNRWIDGFVERHGPPSVTASAEIVRLEAADGAVAECQVPFPPLTPSGGGPLARLTTHVRRERRVGVLLVRLGGHAAGIFHGDELVSSKVGSRLVHGRSAAGGWSQQRFARRREKQANEAHEAAAEVALRILGPHLSELEAVVLGGDRRAVDALRPDRRLAPVFALEAEPFLTVPDPRLVVLRETPGQFRAIRIRVTDPDIPGSDDRP; encoded by the coding sequence ATGACATCGCGACCGGCCAAGGGTGGAGGTCGCTGGGTCCTGGTGGGGCCCGAGCGCCTGAACCGCTGGATCGACGGCTTCGTGGAGCGGCACGGCCCGCCGAGTGTGACGGCCTCCGCCGAGATCGTCCGGCTTGAGGCCGCGGACGGCGCCGTGGCCGAGTGCCAGGTGCCGTTTCCTCCCCTGACCCCCTCCGGGGGCGGTCCCCTGGCGCGCCTGACCACCCACGTGCGCAGGGAACGCCGGGTCGGCGTGCTGCTGGTACGGCTCGGCGGCCACGCGGCCGGGATCTTCCACGGCGACGAGCTCGTCTCCTCCAAGGTCGGGTCGCGGCTGGTCCACGGCCGCAGCGCGGCGGGGGGCTGGTCCCAGCAGCGGTTCGCCCGGCGCAGGGAGAAGCAGGCGAACGAGGCGCACGAGGCGGCGGCCGAGGTGGCGCTGCGGATTCTCGGCCCGCACCTGAGCGAGCTGGAGGCGGTGGTCCTGGGCGGCGACCGGCGCGCGGTGGACGCGCTGCGGCCCGACCGCAGGCTCGCCCCCGTCTTCGCGCTGGAGGCCGAGCCCTTCCTGACGGTCCCCGATCCGCGTCTGGTCGTGCTCAGGGAGACCCCGGGCCAGTTTCGCGCGATCCGGATCAGGGTCACCGACCCCGATATCCCGGGCTCGGATGATCGGCCCTGA
- a CDS encoding helix-turn-helix domain-containing protein: MAETLKKGTRVTGADREKLAADLKKRYSAGESIRALAASTGRSYGFIHRILSESGVTLRGRGGATRGKSKR, translated from the coding sequence GTGGCCGAGACTCTTAAGAAGGGCACCCGGGTTACCGGGGCCGACCGTGAAAAACTGGCCGCCGATCTAAAGAAGCGCTACAGCGCGGGTGAGAGCATCCGCGCGCTGGCCGCTTCGACCGGCAGGTCGTACGGGTTCATCCACCGCATCCTGAGCGAGTCCGGTGTGACTCTGCGCGGGCGAGGGGGCGCCACCCGGGGCAAGTCCAAGCGCTGA
- a CDS encoding S66 peptidase family protein, whose protein sequence is MNEPPVSIPGPADGAIVPPPLRPGDTVAVVAPCGPVDPERLARGVRALEGLGLKVLTGAHIFDRDRYLAGSDAVRAADLSDAWCDPEVTAVFCARGGYGATRILDLLDWDALRAAGPKTLVGSSDVTALHRAFAVELGLVSLFGPMPASATLGDPTGPEPRTFEHFTAALTGDPSPITGDRVIVPGEVAAPVTGGNLSLLAALCGTPYAMVARGRIVLLEDVGEEPYRIDRMLTQLLRTGSLDGAAGFVLGSWVDCGDPYPVLEELLAPLGVPVIAGLPVGHGSPQSSVFLGALGAIDTKSCSLAYSIRGSSTAGWLRI, encoded by the coding sequence GTGAACGAACCGCCCGTGTCCATCCCGGGCCCGGCAGACGGTGCCATTGTCCCGCCTCCGTTGCGCCCCGGCGACACGGTGGCGGTGGTGGCCCCCTGCGGGCCCGTCGACCCCGAGCGGCTGGCGCGCGGAGTCCGCGCCCTGGAGGGCCTGGGCCTGAAGGTCCTCACCGGCGCCCACATCTTCGACAGGGACCGCTACCTGGCCGGATCCGACGCGGTCAGGGCCGCCGACCTGAGCGACGCCTGGTGCGACCCCGAGGTGACCGCGGTGTTCTGCGCCCGGGGCGGTTACGGTGCCACCCGGATCCTGGACCTGCTCGACTGGGACGCGCTGCGGGCGGCCGGGCCCAAGACGCTGGTCGGTTCCAGCGACGTCACCGCCCTGCACCGGGCGTTCGCCGTCGAGCTGGGCCTCGTCTCCCTGTTCGGCCCGATGCCGGCCAGTGCCACGCTCGGCGACCCCACCGGTCCCGAGCCCCGCACCTTCGAGCACTTCACGGCCGCCCTGACCGGAGACCCGTCGCCGATCACCGGCGACCGGGTGATCGTTCCGGGCGAGGTCGCCGCCCCGGTCACCGGCGGCAACCTCAGCCTGCTGGCCGCGCTCTGCGGCACGCCGTACGCGATGGTCGCGCGGGGGCGGATCGTGCTGCTGGAGGACGTCGGCGAGGAGCCGTACCGGATCGACCGGATGCTCACCCAGCTGCTCCGGACGGGGTCACTGGACGGGGCCGCGGGATTCGTCCTGGGCTCCTGGGTCGACTGCGGCGATCCCTACCCCGTGCTGGAGGAACTGCTCGCGCCGCTCGGGGTGCCCGTGATCGCGGGGCTTCCCGTAGGGCACGGCTCACCACAGTCCAGTGTGTTTCTAGGTGCACTTGGTGCTATTGATACGAAATCGTGCTCTTTAGCCTACTCCATCCGCGGCTCCTCCACGGCAGGCTGGTTGCGAATATAG